The segment AAAATTAATTTTAAAAGAAAGGATTACTTATGGGACTAATGAAAAAAAATATTTTTTTATTGTATATATTAATGTTTTTTATATGTCTTTCATCCTTAGTTTACTACAAAAAAATTATATACAATAAAATTCAAGTAATAACTGATTTTAATGATAATGAAAAAACATTAGACAACAGAATACCTACTAAAATAATATTATCTAATTCTAAATTAGGCTCTACAGAAATCAATGATAAATTTTTATTAAATGATATTCTTAAATACATTAGAAATATATCGAATTCCAATACAACAATGAATACAATCCCAACTTCCGATAATGTAATTTCAATATCAGGTAAAATATCTTACATGAATGGAGAAACTGATACTTTTAAAGTTAATAATCATCTAACCATTAATAATATTCATTATTACAGCAATTCTTATTTAACAAATACTCTAAGAAATATGCTGGTTGATTCATTATATCATTTTAATAATCTAATAAATATAATAAGCAAAAGCAATAATCAAATTATATTTTCCAATGACCGTATTAAAACTATTTTAGATTGCAAAAATAAATATAGACTTATTGAAAGCTTAAAAAAATTAAAAATTATGAGTGACAATAAAGACTTTTTAGAAACCAATTTAAATGAAAAACCTAAATTTCACTTACGAATTTACATAGATAAAAACATAGAAAATACGGCTGAAAACATAATTCTTCTGGATAGTTATGAACATTATATAATTATTCAATATTTAGGTGATGAAAATGGAAAAAATATTTATATAAAAGGTGATCTTAATGAAAAAGATTTTAAATAAAAATTTATTTTTGTTTATTAACTCTTTAATAATTTTACTACTGTTATTTAGCATTAAACATATATTTCCTTTTAAAAAAAATTATCCTGATTTAAGAAATAAACATATTGTAGTATATGTAGCATTAAGAGAAGAAGAAGCTAAATATCTTTTAGAACTTTTTAAAAAAGAAACTGGATGTACATATGAATATATAAAACTCCCAACTGAAGAAGCTGTTATGAGAATCTTAGATGAAAAAACAAATCCTAAGGGAAACATTTTTATAGGTGGAACTTGTGATGGATATGAACTTTTAAAAAATTATAATTTATTAGAAAAATATAAATCTCCTAACGCCAAAAATATTTCTTCAAACTATATGGATAGCGACGGATATTGGACAGGTTTTGAAATTGATCCTCTTTCCATAGCTATAAATAAAGAATCTTGGAATAACTCATTTGGATCAAAAAACATATCCATGCCCAAGACTTTTAATGATTTAATTAATCCCATGTACAAAGGTAAAATTATCATCCCTGATCCTAAAACTTCAGGAACTGGATATACTTTTATGGCATATTTATATCAACAATTAGGTGAAGAATACTTTTGTAAATTTATAAAACAATTAAAAAATAATATTAATAGACTTACAATTAGTGGTTTTAACTCTATTCAACGAGTTTCTTCAGGTGAATATATTTTAACAGTTAACTTTTTAGGTGATCAAAAAATTATGAATAAATCTGATATGAACATAATTAATATAATTCCTAAAAACACTGGTTGGAATGTGAATGCAGTTGCTGCAATAAAAAATAATAATAATGATGAAGCTACAAAAGCATTTATAGATTTTTGCTTATCAGATGAAATAGCAAATAAATTATCTAGTTTTTCCATGGCTACATCAACTAAAAATTTTAAGTCAATGGACTATGAAATATTTAAAAATTATAATTTTAAAAAAGCTGCTTATGATAGAAATAATATTATGAATATTTGGGATAGTAAATAATATTTAAATATTTTTATTGAAATCTCTTAAATGTTACATTTATGAAACATTTAAGAGATTTTCTTGTTTAATTTATTATTTATTATTTATTAAGTAATCTTAATGAAAACATTACCATTAATCGTTAAAACGTTTAAAGTAAATTAAGGAGGAATTATATGTTTAACTTTCTAAAATCTGCGCCAAAAAAAAGCAGACTTCCAGAAGAAAAAATAGCATCTACATACAAACTTTATCGTATTCGTATGTTTTTAATGATCTTTATAGGCTACACTGGATATTATTTAGTTAGAAAAAACTTTGCCGTAGCATCACCATTTTTAATGACTCATTTTGATTTTAGTAAAACTCAAATAGGTTTAATTAGTAGTGGACTTGCTATAGCATATGGTTTAAGTAAATTCATTTTAGGTGGTTTATCGGATAAATCTAATGTAAAATATTTTATAGGAATAGGCCTTTTAGCTTCATCTATAGTTAGTATTTTAATGGGATTTGCTAGTTCAGTTTGGTTATTTTTAATACTTATGGTGTGCAACGGATTTTTCCAAGGTATGGGTGCACCCCCATGTTCAATAGTTATCGGAAAATGGTTTTCTCAAAGAGAAAGAGGACTTAAAATGGGTGTTTGGAATACATCACATAATATCGGTGGTGGACTTATTGCCCCAATAGCAACTTTATCGTTATTCATATTTGGTGAACAACATTTTCAAAGTATTTTCTTTGTACCAGCTGCTATTTGTATAGTAATTGCATTTTTCGTATTCTTTATTGGAGCTGATACTCCAGCGTCTGTTGGACTACCTCCTATTGAAGAATTTAATGATGATTATCCTGAAGTTAAAGAAGAAGTTAATCCAACTAATTTATCATCAAAAGAAATAATGATTAAATATGTTCTTAAAAATAAATATGTTTGGTATTTAGCTTTAGCTAATATTTTTGTTTATTTAATAAGACAAGGTATCGTAAACTGGATTCCAATATACTTAAAACAAGAAAAAGGGTTTACAATTGCAAATGCTAACTCTGCTATGTTCTTGTTTGAATATGCTGCTATTCCAGCTTCAATATTACTTGGTTGGCTTTCAGATGTATTATTCAAAGGAAAAAGAGCTCCACTTAGCATCATTTGTATGATTGGTGTTATAATAGCAACATTAGCTTATTGGAAAACTACTAATTACTTAGTAACTATGATAGCTGTTGCATTTATAGGATGTTTTATTTATGGTCCTCAATTACTAATAGGTATGAATTTAATAGATGTTGTCCCAAGCTTTGCTGTTGGCTCAGCTACTGGATTTTCAGGTCTTTGCGGTTACCTATGTGGAGAACTTATGGCTGATTTAGTACTTGGATTTATAGCTGATAAATTTGGATGGAATGGTGCCTTTATCTTTATAATGATTGGTGCTGTAATGGCTCTTATTCTATTATCATTAACATTGAAAATAAAGAAAAATGATAATAAAGACCTTGCTTTAGATGCATAAATTACAATATATATATATGAAAAGATTAGAGAATCAATATTCTCTGGTCTTTTTTTATTTATTTAAATAATGTAACACCTACAAATAACATCTTATATACTGTTATAAATAATATAATTATTTACTATATAATAAGGTGATTAAATGGATAAATACAACAATTTTAATCAACAACCTAAAAGAGGATATGTTGATTTAATAAATTATGGAGGATTTCTTGCTCGTTTTTGGGGTAGTTACAACTATAATGGAAATACTTATAGTTACAGTAGCGGCATCCTAGTAGTAGGTACAGAACAAAGAATTTCTATTCCTCCAGGTGCAACAGATGTTAATATAAATATAGATATGGCTTTCTTACCTGGAATCTGGGCACCTATATTCTATACCACTTATGATTATAATGATGAAAGATGTTATCTAACTTATGGAATAACACTTCTACCATTCTGCAAAAAAATTCCTTGTACGTCTCCAGGCACACTATCTGAAATTTTTCCTAATATAGTTTTTTTACCCTCTTCAAACTTTTGCAATGAATACTCTAATTCTAAATTATATGAATAAAACCTTCTTTAATAATTTAGAGACTTTACCCAATAAAGTCTCTTTTTTGTATAACATGCATAATGTAACCAGAATATACTATGCGTCATATATTATAGTGTCAGGAAATAATCTGACTAAATCTAAGATAAAAAGGTGATTAGCTGTGGAAAATATATCAAGTAATATGAATATTTCTACTTCTTCTTATGTAAAAGTTACAAATAATGGAGCTTTTTTTGCTAGTTTTGATGTAATTTATCTGCTTGAAGGACAAGTATACACTGCTACTAGTTCTGAATTTGGAGCTGGAGTAACTAGAATTATTAATATTCCTAGTGGAGCTACAAATATTACTGTAAAAATAGAAATCGCTGAATTTATTGGTGTATGGTCAACTCTTCTAACAAAAATATACCAAACTACTGGCGAATACTGTTTCCAAACTAGTGGAACTACATTGTCACCAAGTTGTAAAGAAGTAACTTGTGGTACTGGCGATAATGGTAGTAATGGGAATCAACAATCTTGTTGTTGTTGTTGCTGTTGTTGCCCATGTTCAACACAATCTTCCAATATAAACACTTGTAATAACCCTTGTTCAATGACTTCATATGACTGTGGAAATGATTATTATAGCATGGATCCTTGTTCTTCAATGAATTCTTGTTGTACAGATTATACTATGACTCCTTGTTCCGCAATGAATTCTTATTGTACAGATTACACTAATAATATGAATACTTCAGTTATGAACTCTTATTCTGGTTGCAATTATGGATGTTAGATAAAAGACAGTGCTTAAGATAAGCACTGTCTTTTATCTAACTACTATTTTCTTTTAATTGTATTTTTATATCCTATAAGTAATGTAGTTTTTCCACTTCCTGATGGACCCATTATGCCAACAAACTCTCCCTTATTTACAGTAAAACTTATATTATCAATAGCCTTTGTTACATTTGCTTTATTGCCATAATATTTTTTCAATCTTCAATATATTTTTCAACTTTAAATTCCTCCTTCAGTAACCTTCTGATATTATTTTATCCTACACTTAATATCTTTACATATTTATTTATCTTTCAGTTTTATTTCATTTTTATAATATAATACAAATAAAAAATAGCCATATAATATGACTCTATCTTTATTTAAAACGCAGTAAATTTTCCTAGTGGGAATATAATATCAACTCTAGTTCCTACTCCAATTTTTGAGTTTATATTTATTCCTAGCCCTAATTTATTACATAATTTATTACATAAATAAAGACCTATTCCAGTAGATTTCCCAAACTTCCTTCCATTTTCACCAGTAAAGCCTTTATTGAATACCCTTTCCATATCCTTTTGTTCAATTCCAATTCCATTATCTTTTACACTCAATACTACATTATTATTATTTATCGTTGAATAAATTTCAATCTTTCCTTCTTTCTCCTTAGAATATTTTATTGAATTTCCTATAAGTTGATTTAGTATAAATTCAATCCATTTCATATCACTATATACTGTTCCATTTACATTATTAATATCTATAGAAATTTTCTTATTTATAAAATCTCTAGAATTTCTTTTTACAGCATTCATAACAACTTTTTTTAATTGAAATTCTTTTATTATGTAATCCTTGCTCACATCAGCACTTCGTGAATAATATAATACTTGCTCTATATACCCTTCTATTCTTTTAATTTCACTTTCTATATTTTTAGTAATTGTATTTTCATTATTATCTATAATAAGTCTAGCAGATGCAATAGGAGTTTTTACTTCATGTACCCATGTTTCTATGTATTCTCTATATTCTTGTTGCATATATCTATACTCATTTACACATTCATGCATATATTTTTCCGTTTCGCTTAATATATCATAAACTAATTTTCCTTCAATAAAATCAGGCTTTTTCATGACCTCGGGTAATAAATACTTTTTATCTAAACTATCAAGTACCTTTTTCATTTCATCATAATAAATCTTATTTTTTATTAATTCTATTATTATATAAATTAAAAAAGGCATAAACCATATACAAAAAACTAAAAATATTATTACATTTCCTACATGTACAAACTTCATCAATCCTAATACTATTATAAATAATACAATATTAATTATGATAAATGTAATTCTATCTTTTAAATATTCTTTTATACTCATGGCATTATATAACCTAACCGTCTTCTGGTTTCTATAACATTCTTTAGTCCTAAACTCTCAAGTTTTTTTCTTAATCTTGTTATATTAACAGATAAAGTATTATCATCTACAAAAAAATCTGTACTCCATAGATAATCCATCAATGATTCTCTTGATACAATATTGCCCTTATTTTTAATGAGAAATGAAAGTATTTTAATTTCATTTTTAGTTATTTCTGATTCATTTTCATTATAAGTTATAGTTCCATTTGCTAAGTTTAGCTTTAATCCTTCATAATTTAAAATGTCTTGGTTCATAAAATTTCCATATACTCTTTTTAAAATAGCCCCAATACGAGCTAATAAAATTTCAGTATTATATGGTTTAGTTATAAAATCATCTGCTCCTAAATTCATACTCATAAGTTCATCCATATCACTATCCCTACTTGTAACTATTACTATAGGAACATCTAATTCTTTTCTAATTTCTCTGCATATATAATATCCATCAAATACAGGTAAATTAATGTCCAATAATATTAAATCTGGAATATTGCTTTTAATATATTCTATAATATTATTAAATTCAGATAGAGCATCTACTTCATATCCATATCTGATTAAAAAAGTTTTAAGTTCTTCTCTTATTGTATTGGCATCTTCTATTATCATAATTTTGTTCATAATATTCTCTCCTAATTATCAGAACTCTAAGTTATTTTATCTACAAAAAATTTTTCCATATTATATGTCATTTACTACTTCAATTGTTTATGCATTATCTCTAAAATCCCTTTAAGTTCTTTTATATTTAATTGTCCTGGTGCTGAAGCCTTTTTTACAGCTCCAAAAGTTACTGATGAACCAAAAATTTCACCTGATATACGACTTATTACACCCTGTCCATTCATAGACATCGTAATAAATGGACGATCTGCGTATTTTACCTTCATATCATCTGTTGCCTTAAGAAGTTCTAATACATCTGATGAACATTTTGGCATTACAGC is part of the Clostridium botulinum genome and harbors:
- a CDS encoding DUF3919 family protein; translated protein: MFFICLSSLVYYKKIIYNKIQVITDFNDNEKTLDNRIPTKIILSNSKLGSTEINDKFLLNDILKYIRNISNSNTTMNTIPTSDNVISISGKISYMNGETDTFKVNNHLTINNIHYYSNSYLTNTLRNMLVDSLYHFNNLINIISKSNNQIIFSNDRIKTILDCKNKYRLIESLKKLKIMSDNKDFLETNLNEKPKFHLRIYIDKNIENTAENIILLDSYEHYIIIQYLGDENGKNIYIKGDLNEKDFK
- a CDS encoding ABC transporter substrate-binding protein; this encodes MKKILNKNLFLFINSLIILLLLFSIKHIFPFKKNYPDLRNKHIVVYVALREEEAKYLLELFKKETGCTYEYIKLPTEEAVMRILDEKTNPKGNIFIGGTCDGYELLKNYNLLEKYKSPNAKNISSNYMDSDGYWTGFEIDPLSIAINKESWNNSFGSKNISMPKTFNDLINPMYKGKIIIPDPKTSGTGYTFMAYLYQQLGEEYFCKFIKQLKNNINRLTISGFNSIQRVSSGEYILTVNFLGDQKIMNKSDMNIINIIPKNTGWNVNAVAAIKNNNNDEATKAFIDFCLSDEIANKLSSFSMATSTKNFKSMDYEIFKNYNFKKAAYDRNNIMNIWDSK
- a CDS encoding MFS transporter, which gives rise to MFNFLKSAPKKSRLPEEKIASTYKLYRIRMFLMIFIGYTGYYLVRKNFAVASPFLMTHFDFSKTQIGLISSGLAIAYGLSKFILGGLSDKSNVKYFIGIGLLASSIVSILMGFASSVWLFLILMVCNGFFQGMGAPPCSIVIGKWFSQRERGLKMGVWNTSHNIGGGLIAPIATLSLFIFGEQHFQSIFFVPAAICIVIAFFVFFIGADTPASVGLPPIEEFNDDYPEVKEEVNPTNLSSKEIMIKYVLKNKYVWYLALANIFVYLIRQGIVNWIPIYLKQEKGFTIANANSAMFLFEYAAIPASILLGWLSDVLFKGKRAPLSIICMIGVIIATLAYWKTTNYLVTMIAVAFIGCFIYGPQLLIGMNLIDVVPSFAVGSATGFSGLCGYLCGELMADLVLGFIADKFGWNGAFIFIMIGAVMALILLSLTLKIKKNDNKDLALDA
- a CDS encoding sensor histidine kinase yields the protein MSIKEYLKDRITFIIINIVLFIIVLGLMKFVHVGNVIIFLVFCIWFMPFLIYIIIELIKNKIYYDEMKKVLDSLDKKYLLPEVMKKPDFIEGKLVYDILSETEKYMHECVNEYRYMQQEYREYIETWVHEVKTPIASARLIIDNNENTITKNIESEIKRIEGYIEQVLYYSRSADVSKDYIIKEFQLKKVVMNAVKRNSRDFINKKISIDINNVNGTVYSDMKWIEFILNQLIGNSIKYSKEKEGKIEIYSTINNNNVVLSVKDNGIGIEQKDMERVFNKGFTGENGRKFGKSTGIGLYLCNKLCNKLGLGININSKIGVGTRVDIIFPLGKFTAF
- a CDS encoding response regulator transcription factor, with translation MNKIMIIEDANTIREELKTFLIRYGYEVDALSEFNNIIEYIKSNIPDLILLDINLPVFDGYYICREIRKELDVPIVIVTSRDSDMDELMSMNLGADDFITKPYNTEILLARIGAILKRVYGNFMNQDILNYEGLKLNLANGTITYNENESEITKNEIKILSFLIKNKGNIVSRESLMDYLWSTDFFVDDNTLSVNITRLRKKLESLGLKNVIETRRRLGYIMP